In one window of Streptomyces sp. NBC_01224 DNA:
- a CDS encoding NADH-quinone oxidoreductase subunit J yields the protein MTGLAAAASQTSTGEAVQFWVLGIVAVLGALSTVLMKKAVHSALSLAGTMIVLAVFYLANGAYFLGVVQIVVYTGAIMMLFLFVVMLVGVTAADSLKETLKGQRWLAAGCGIGFGVLLIAGIGNASLNSFNGLGTANAEHGGNVEGLASLIFTKYVFAFEITGALLITATVGAMVLTHRERTERAKTQREMSEERVRGKQLPPLPAPGVYARHNAVDIPGLLPDGTPSELTVMQTLRNRGQIRDVSNESLDQLKALEQRSEERLGRDNEDEEVAK from the coding sequence ATGACCGGCCTGGCCGCGGCGGCCTCCCAGACCTCGACCGGCGAGGCCGTCCAGTTCTGGGTGCTGGGCATCGTCGCCGTGCTCGGCGCGCTGTCCACCGTACTGATGAAGAAAGCCGTGCACAGCGCGCTGAGCCTCGCCGGGACAATGATCGTCCTGGCGGTGTTCTATCTGGCCAACGGCGCCTACTTCCTGGGCGTCGTCCAGATCGTCGTCTACACCGGCGCGATCATGATGCTGTTCCTCTTCGTGGTCATGCTCGTCGGCGTCACGGCGGCCGACTCCCTGAAGGAGACCCTCAAGGGCCAGCGCTGGCTGGCCGCGGGCTGCGGGATCGGCTTCGGCGTCCTGCTGATCGCGGGCATCGGAAACGCCTCGCTGAACAGCTTCAACGGGCTCGGCACCGCCAACGCCGAGCACGGCGGAAACGTCGAGGGGCTGGCCAGCCTCATCTTCACCAAGTACGTCTTCGCCTTCGAGATCACCGGCGCCCTGCTGATCACGGCGACGGTCGGTGCGATGGTGCTCACCCACCGGGAGCGCACCGAACGGGCCAAGACCCAGCGGGAGATGTCCGAGGAGCGCGTACGCGGCAAGCAGTTGCCCCCGCTGCCCGCCCCCGGTGTCTACGCCCGGCACAACGCCGTGGACATCCCGGGTCTGCTCCCGGACGGCACACCGTCCGAGCTCACCGTCATGCAGACGCTGCGCAATCGCGGGCAGATCCGCGATGTGTCGAACGAGTCGCTGGACCAGCTCAAGGCGCTGGAGCAGCGCTCCGAGGAGCGACTCGGCCGTGACAACGAAGATGAGGAGGTCGCCAAGTGA
- the nuoL gene encoding NADH-quinone oxidoreductase subunit L gives MENLIALLVAAPLLGAAVLLCGGRRLDRAGHWVGTLLAAVSFVIGVVLFLDMLGKGAEDRALHQKLFSWIPVESFQADVAFQLDQLSMTFVLLITGVGTLIHIYSIGYMAHDERRRRFFGYLNLFLAAMLILVIADNYLLLYVGWEGVGLASYLLIGFWQHKPSAATAAKKAFLVNRVGDMGLSIAIMLMFTTFGTFAFGPVLGATGQASEGKLTAIGLMLLLAACGKSAQVPLQSWLGDAMEGPTPVSALIHAATMVTAGVYLIVRSGAIFNAAPDAQLAVVVVGAVTLLFGAIVGCAKDDIKKALAGSTMSQIGYMILAAGLGPIGYVFAIMHLVTHGFFKAGLFLGAGSVMHGMNDEVDMRKFGGLRKYMPVTFITFGLGYLAIIGFPGLSGFFSKDKIIEAAFAKGGTEGWILGSVALLGAAITAFYMTRVMLLTFFGEKRWQPDAEGHEPHPHESPKSMTIPMIILAFGSVFAGFLFSFNDRFLNWLEPVTGHSHGHAPVSAATVTAATMVVLVIGVAIAWAMYGRKPVPVVAPRGSLLTRAARRDLLQDDFNHVVLVRGGEHLTRSLVYVDHTLVDGVVNGTAASMGGLSGRLRKLQNGYARSYAVSMFGGTAVVIAATLLMRAV, from the coding sequence GTGGAGAACCTGATTGCGCTGCTCGTCGCGGCGCCTCTGCTCGGAGCCGCGGTCCTGCTCTGCGGCGGCCGACGGCTGGACCGCGCCGGACACTGGGTCGGCACCCTGCTCGCCGCCGTGTCGTTCGTCATCGGTGTCGTGCTCTTCCTCGACATGCTGGGGAAGGGCGCGGAGGACCGGGCGCTGCACCAGAAGCTGTTCAGCTGGATTCCGGTCGAGAGCTTCCAGGCCGATGTGGCCTTCCAGCTGGACCAGTTGTCGATGACGTTCGTGCTGCTGATCACCGGTGTGGGCACGCTGATCCACATCTACTCGATCGGCTACATGGCGCACGACGAGCGCCGGCGCCGCTTCTTCGGCTATCTGAACCTGTTCCTTGCGGCGATGCTGATCCTGGTCATCGCCGACAACTACCTGCTGCTGTACGTCGGGTGGGAGGGCGTCGGTCTGGCGTCGTACCTGCTGATCGGCTTCTGGCAGCACAAGCCCAGCGCGGCGACGGCCGCCAAGAAGGCATTCCTGGTCAACCGGGTCGGCGACATGGGCCTCTCGATCGCGATCATGCTGATGTTCACCACATTCGGCACCTTCGCCTTCGGTCCCGTCCTGGGGGCGACCGGTCAGGCGAGCGAGGGCAAGCTGACGGCGATCGGCCTGATGCTGCTGCTCGCGGCCTGCGGCAAGTCGGCCCAGGTGCCGCTGCAGTCCTGGCTCGGTGACGCGATGGAGGGCCCGACCCCGGTCTCGGCCCTCATCCACGCCGCGACCATGGTGACCGCGGGTGTCTACCTCATCGTCCGGTCCGGCGCGATCTTCAACGCGGCGCCGGACGCACAGCTGGCCGTCGTGGTCGTCGGTGCGGTCACGCTGCTCTTCGGTGCGATCGTCGGTTGTGCGAAGGACGACATCAAGAAGGCCCTCGCCGGGTCGACGATGTCGCAGATCGGCTACATGATCCTGGCCGCCGGGCTCGGCCCGATCGGCTACGTCTTCGCGATCATGCACCTGGTGACCCACGGCTTCTTCAAGGCCGGGCTATTCCTCGGCGCCGGTTCGGTCATGCACGGCATGAACGACGAGGTCGACATGAGGAAGTTCGGCGGCCTCAGGAAGTACATGCCGGTCACCTTCATCACCTTCGGCCTCGGCTATCTGGCGATCATCGGCTTCCCCGGTCTGTCCGGCTTCTTCTCCAAGGACAAGATCATCGAGGCGGCCTTCGCCAAGGGCGGCACCGAGGGCTGGATCCTCGGCTCGGTGGCCCTGCTGGGCGCCGCGATCACCGCGTTCTACATGACGCGCGTGATGCTGCTGACGTTCTTCGGTGAGAAGCGCTGGCAGCCCGACGCGGAGGGACACGAGCCGCATCCGCACGAGTCCCCGAAGTCGATGACCATCCCCATGATCATCCTGGCGTTCGGTTCGGTCTTCGCCGGATTCCTCTTCTCCTTCAACGACCGCTTCCTGAACTGGCTGGAGCCGGTCACCGGCCACAGCCACGGCCACGCCCCGGTCAGCGCCGCGACCGTCACGGCAGCCACCATGGTGGTGCTCGTCATCGGCGTCGCCATCGCCTGGGCGATGTACGGACGCAAGCCCGTTCCGGTCGTCGCCCCGCGCGGCTCGCTGCTCACCCGGGCCGCCCGCCGCGATCTCCTCCAGGACGATTTCAACCATGTGGTCCTGGTCCGCGGCGGCGAGCACCTCACCCGCTCCCTGGTGTACGTCGACCACACCCTGGTCGACGGCGTCGTCAACGGCACGGCCGCCTCGATGGGCGGGCTCTCCGGCCGACTGCGCAAACTGCAGAACGGCTACGCCCGCTCCTACGCGGTCTCGATGTTCGGCGGTACGGCGGTCGTCATCGCCGCGACCCTGCTGATGAGGGCGGTCTGA
- the nuoH gene encoding NADH-quinone oxidoreductase subunit NuoH, protein MTAFAQLAAAPRGAVLAAEDLSMFGTDPWWLVVIKAVFCFAFLMVTVLFSIVWERKVVAWMQLRIGPNRHGPWGMLQSLADGMKLMLKEDVVVKRADKVVYVLAPIVAAIPAFMAIAVIPFGPSDEVSIFGHRTAMQLTDLPIAMLYILAVASVGIYGIVLAGWSSGSTYPLLGGLRSCAQMISYEIAMGAAFASVFLYSGSMSTSKIVEAQQDRWFIILLPVSFIIYIVTMVGETNRAPFDMPESEGDLVGGFNTEYSSIKFAMFMLAEYVNMVTVSAVSTTLFLGGWRAPWPISTFWEGANHGWWPMLWFVIKVQLLLFFFIWLRGTLPRVRYDQLMKLGWKVLIPVSVVWLMLVATVRALRNEGYDFSKIVLYVAGAVIAILLISFVADIFRDKKGRAAQAEAGPEPAFDPMAGGFPVPPLPGQTLPPVPRRRPRGERELVVSGGSDTQSDGNSSDGKEADGV, encoded by the coding sequence GTGACTGCTTTCGCTCAACTGGCCGCGGCACCGCGCGGTGCCGTACTCGCCGCCGAGGATCTGTCGATGTTCGGCACCGATCCGTGGTGGCTCGTCGTCATCAAGGCGGTGTTCTGCTTCGCGTTCCTGATGGTGACCGTGCTCTTCTCCATCGTGTGGGAGCGCAAGGTCGTCGCCTGGATGCAGCTGCGCATCGGCCCCAACCGGCACGGCCCCTGGGGCATGCTCCAGTCGCTCGCCGACGGCATGAAGCTGATGCTGAAGGAAGACGTCGTCGTCAAGCGCGCCGACAAGGTCGTGTACGTGCTCGCGCCGATCGTCGCCGCCATCCCCGCGTTCATGGCGATCGCGGTGATCCCGTTCGGTCCGTCCGACGAGGTCTCGATCTTCGGGCACCGTACGGCGATGCAGCTCACCGACCTGCCGATCGCGATGCTCTACATCCTCGCGGTCGCCTCGGTCGGGATCTACGGCATCGTGCTGGCGGGCTGGTCGTCCGGATCGACGTACCCGCTCCTCGGCGGTCTGCGCTCGTGCGCGCAGATGATCAGCTACGAGATCGCGATGGGAGCCGCGTTCGCCTCGGTCTTCCTCTACTCCGGGTCGATGTCGACCTCGAAGATCGTGGAGGCGCAGCAGGACCGCTGGTTCATCATCCTGCTGCCGGTCTCCTTCATCATCTACATCGTCACGATGGTCGGTGAGACCAACCGGGCCCCGTTCGACATGCCGGAGTCCGAGGGCGACCTGGTCGGCGGCTTCAACACCGAGTACTCGTCGATCAAGTTCGCGATGTTCATGCTCGCCGAGTACGTCAACATGGTCACCGTCTCCGCGGTCTCCACGACTCTGTTCCTGGGCGGCTGGCGGGCCCCGTGGCCGATCAGCACCTTCTGGGAGGGCGCGAACCACGGCTGGTGGCCGATGCTCTGGTTCGTCATCAAGGTCCAGCTGCTGCTGTTCTTCTTCATCTGGCTGCGCGGCACGCTGCCCCGGGTCCGCTACGACCAGCTGATGAAGCTCGGCTGGAAGGTCCTGATCCCGGTCTCCGTGGTCTGGCTGATGCTGGTCGCGACAGTACGGGCGCTGCGCAACGAGGGGTACGACTTCTCGAAGATCGTGCTGTACGTGGCCGGGGCCGTGATCGCGATCCTGCTGATCTCCTTCGTCGCCGACATCTTCCGCGACAAGAAGGGCCGGGCCGCTCAGGCGGAGGCCGGCCCGGAGCCGGCGTTCGACCCGATGGCGGGCGGATTCCCGGTGCCTCCGCTGCCCGGACAGACCCTGCCGCCGGTGCCGCGCCGCAGGCCGCGGGGCGAGCGGGAGCTCGTTGTCAGTGGCGGGTCGGATACTCAGAGTGACGGAAATTCGAGTGACGGAAAGGAGGCTGACGGTGTCTGA
- the nuoI gene encoding NADH-quinone oxidoreductase subunit NuoI, with protein MSESSEPSGEKFQNPVAGFGVTFKAMFKKRLTEQYPETHKVTAPRFHGRHQLNRHPDGLEKCVGCELCAWACPADAIYVEGADNTDEERYSPGERYGRVYQINYARCILCGLCIEACPTRALTMTNEFELANTTRESLIYTKDELLAGLEEGMVDTPHAIYPGMDEQDYYRGLVTEAAPGTERQVAVSKGEKPADGADENSGSAREVDA; from the coding sequence GTGTCTGAGTCATCAGAGCCCTCGGGGGAGAAGTTCCAGAACCCTGTCGCCGGCTTCGGCGTGACCTTCAAGGCCATGTTCAAGAAGCGGCTGACCGAGCAGTATCCGGAAACGCACAAGGTGACGGCGCCGCGCTTCCACGGTCGGCATCAGCTCAACCGTCACCCGGACGGTCTGGAGAAGTGCGTCGGCTGCGAGCTGTGCGCCTGGGCCTGTCCGGCGGACGCGATCTATGTGGAGGGCGCGGACAACACCGACGAGGAGCGCTACTCCCCGGGGGAGCGCTACGGCCGCGTCTACCAGATCAACTACGCGCGCTGCATTCTCTGCGGACTGTGCATCGAGGCATGCCCGACCCGGGCGCTGACGATGACCAATGAGTTCGAGCTCGCCAACACCACCCGCGAGAGCCTCATCTACACCAAGGACGAGCTGCTCGCGGGCCTGGAGGAGGGCATGGTCGACACCCCGCACGCGATCTACCCCGGGATGGACGAGCAGGACTACTACCGGGGTCTCGTCACCGAGGCCGCGCCCGGTACGGAGCGCCAGGTCGCGGTCTCCAAGGGCGAGAAGCCGGCGGACGGCGCCGACGAGAACAGCGGCTCCGCGCGGGAGGTGGACGCATGA
- the nuoK gene encoding NADH-quinone oxidoreductase subunit NuoK: protein MNPVNYLYLAALLFTIGAAGVLIRRNAIVVFMCVELMLNACNLAFVTFSRMHGNLDGQIIAFFTMVVAAAEVVVGLAIIVSVFRSRHSASVDDASLMKL, encoded by the coding sequence GTGAATCCGGTCAACTACCTCTATCTCGCCGCCCTGTTGTTCACGATCGGTGCGGCCGGGGTGCTGATCCGGCGGAACGCGATCGTGGTTTTCATGTGCGTGGAGCTGATGCTCAACGCCTGCAACCTCGCGTTCGTGACCTTCTCCCGGATGCACGGCAATCTCGACGGGCAGATCATCGCCTTCTTCACGATGGTCGTCGCTGCCGCCGAGGTCGTGGTCGGGCTCGCGATCATCGTGTCGGTGTTCCGTTCCCGCCACTCGGCCTCGGTCGACGACGCCAGCCTGATGAAGCTGTAA